In the Alistipes provencensis genome, AAACAGCTTTATCACAAGTTTGCCGCCACGTTCGACGATCCCGACTTCTATCTTGAACAGGAGCTCACCGAAATGCTCGAAAAAGCCATCGCCGCGATGTCGCCGGAATTTCAGGAAGCGTTTAAACTGAGCCGCATGCGCGGCATGAAACATCAGGAGATAGCGAACCGTCTGGGGGTATCGGTACAAACGGTGAATTACCGCATCAGTCAGGCTATGAAGATACTCCGCCACGAACTGAAAGATTATCTGCCTTTAGTCCTGCTGCTGCTCAAAATCCACGGAGGGCTGCAACCATAAACAAAGAGTCCGGCATAATGCCGGACTCCTGTTATCCACCTCAATCGGTAACCCTGTATATTTTTGCGGCCCATCCTCCGCCCGGTGCCATATCGATCGTCAGGCGACGGTCTGCGGGGATGCCGATCGTCTCTTTTTTGTAGTCGCGGGCCGCCCGGGCGGCATTCACCCCGTCCCGGTAGACCTCGGCAGCAAACCTGCCTTCGCCCAGAAACGAAAGGTCGAGGGTCAATGAACGCGCCGTCCAGTTCGTCATGGAGCCCACATACCATTGCTCCCCGCTGCGGCGCGCCATGGAAACGTATTCGGCGACCTCGCCTCCGAGAACGACGGTTTCATCCCACACCGTCGGAATCGCGGCGATGAATTCCGTGCACTCCTTCTCGTTCATGTAGTTGGAAGGGCTGTCGCAGAGCATGTTAAGCGGAGATTCGAAAATAACATACTCGGCCAGTTGGCGGCAGCGCGTGCCCTGACTCATCGCCTCGGAATACACCGAACGGTAGTTTTTCGCCGTGGCATTGCGCATCGCACCCTGCGTATAGTCCATCGGCCCCGCTATCTGGCGCACGAAAGGGATCGTCACGTCGTAGGTCACCTGATCGAGATCCGGCGACCACTTCATCTGTTCGAGTCCGTTGACCCCTTCGAAATTCACCACGTTCGGATAGGTCCGATGCAGTCCGGTCGGCTTGTAAGTGCCGTGAAGATCCATCAGCAGGCCGTATTTGGCCCCCATTTCCGCAGCACGGCGGTTGAAAGCGACCATCACCTGATCGTCCCGGTCCATGAAATCGACCTTAAAGCCTTTGATCCCCATCTCGGAATAGTGGCGGCAGACGTTCTCCATATCGCGGTCGAATGCCCAGTAACCCGCCCAGAGAATGATGCCGACATGGCGTTCCGCGGCGTATGCGACGATACCCGGCAGGTCTATTTCCGGAACCACCTGCATCAGGTCCGCCCGTTTGTTCACGGCCCAGCCTTCGTCCAGAATGACGTATTCGATGCCGTGTTCGGATGCGAAATCAATGTAGTACTTATAGGTTTCCGTATTTATTCCCGCCGCAAAGTCCACACCATAGAGATTCCATGTATTCCACCAGTCCCATGCCACCTTGCCGGGTTTCACCCAACTGAAATCACCCGTCGGGGGAGAGGCTATTTTATAGACCATGTCGCTGTCCAGAAGCTCGGCGTCGTTCTCGGCAACGACCATGACCCGCCACGGGAAACGGGTCGGTCCGGCGACCCGGGCCATATAGTCCTCGCGCTCCGTGACGATCATCTGCAACTGGTTGTGCCCGCCCTGCTCGACCGTCTTCGGGTAGGGGGCGTACACACCCGCAAGCGTCCCGTCTTTTGCGCCGCCATAGAGGTACATCCCGGGATAATCCATGAGGTCGGCCTCCGTAATGCAGACCTTTTTCCCGTTCGGACCGCCTACCAGCACCGGCAGGAATGCCAGTTGTTCGGATTTCCACGACGAAAGGGGTTCATAGGTATAGAAGTTCTCGAACGAGTTGAAAAACTGCCGTTCGATCTTGTCGCCCGTCTTGCCGTTCCCGCCTCCGCGAACATAGGAGAAAACGCCTTCGGCTGTGGCCGGAAAGGTGAATTCGGCCTGCTCGCCGAGGACTTTGAAGGCTTTCTTGCCCGTGTATTCGAAACGATAGGCCGCCCCGTCGTCGTAGGCCCGGAAAACGATGTTGTAGTCGTTGCGAAAACGCAGGGTCAGCTCGTTGAAATTGTCACGGACACGCGCACGCTTGTAGACCGGCGCATCGAACGTCTCGTCGACGCTGCGTGTCGACGAACCGGCCAAACGTGCGTCCACGCCGAACGAAGGCACGCCAGCGGTAGTCATGGATACGGCCGACGGAGCGACCATCACGTCGTCCCCGTGCAGCACCGAATATTCAACGATACCATCGACCGAGACCTCCACCCGCAGACGGCCGTCGGGCGAGGCGAGTGTGAAATTATTTTGCGCCGAAAGGCTCCCTGCCGCGAGCAGTGCAAACGCAATCAATACATATTTTTTCATACAGGCGAATTAAGATTTAAAAATAACGGGATTGCTCAACGGGGATTACCCGGATATACCCGCAGCAGAGCGGCTCCGTGGGGTGCGACTTCGGTCGAAAAAACCTCTTTTCCTTCGAGCGCAGCGACATCGGTCTGACGCCACAGGTCTCGGACGGTCTGTTTGTCGCGCAGACCGAGCTGTTCCAGCGTAAACTTGATCTTTGCGGATTTTTCGCCCCGGTTGAAAAGTCCCAGCGCAACCGATCCGTCTTCGAGATGTTTCATGTAGATCACCTCCTTGTCTCCGTTATGCCAGACAGGAGCCGCCTGAAGGCCCAGCGGGTCCTGATTGACCTCCAGCACCTCGTCATTGGTCAGCAGGCTGAGCGTAAAATCGTCCAGTTGGGCCAGATCACAACCGATAAGGAGCGGTGCGGCCAGCAGCGACCACAGCGAAATATGGGTGTACTGTTCATCGGGCGTAAGATTCGTCGGGTGTAGTTTCGTACTCCATCCGACCATGCCGACGACCAGCATGTCGGGGTCGGCCCAATGCCCCGGCCCCGTAAACGGAAGCCAGCGGTCGTGGGCGAACCCGATCGACGAGACGCTCTCCCAGTTGTCGCGGATGTCGCTCGTGGTGCGCCAGCAGTTGCACAGCTCCATCCACAGGGGCGCGTCGGCATAGGGCGCCTTGTTGGAGATGCTGTAAACAATATCGCGCCCGCAATTCTCGAGGGCATCGTGCATTTCGGCCGTGTAATAACGGTCGTTGGGCAGCCAGTCGTATTTCAGATAGTCGATACCCCATTCGGCCCACTGCGCGACATCGGCCTTTACAAACGAATAGTCAGCATGGTGGTAGGTCTCGGCACGGTCTTTCCAATAGTTGCCGCCCGGTTTCTGGTAACGGAAGTGTTCGTTGTGCATGCCGTCTTTGATCCACTGGTTTTCACCGTCGGGATTGTCGGAATAACTGCCGATGTGGGCCGCGTACGTTCCCACCCACGGCGAGGAATAGATGCCGATTTTAAGCCCCATGCCATGAATTTCGTCGGCAAGCGCTTTCATGTCGGGGAATTTCACGTTCGGCTGGATGGCGTTGTACTTCCCTCCGCGGCGGCCCTGCCAGCCATCGTCGATGTTGATGTAGGTCCAACCGTGACGGTCGAGCCCCTTTTCCACCATGGCACGGGCCGACGAAAGGACCTGCTCCTGAGTGACGTCCCGCGCCCAGCAATTCCACGAATTCCACCCCAACGGCGGAGTAAGGGCTATTTTATCGCCGATAACGATGCGCAGGCCGCGCTCGCAGCTCCCCAAATCGTTCTCGGCCCGCAACTTCACGGTGTACTCCCCCGCTTTTTTCACGCAGCCCGTGATACGGCCGGTTCCGGAGTCGAGCACAAGACCTTTGGGCAGTCCTTCCGCCGAGAAGGTCATGGGACGATCGCCCGTGGCGGCTATGGCAAAGATAAAATCACTGCCCGGACGCGCTCCGAACACGCGGGCCCCGTTGATGCGCGGCTCAGGCGCGGGCTCAGGCGTCAGGATATATGCGGACCGATCCGAAGATGCCGTCTGAGCCATGCCCAGCGAGGGCATGACAAGGGCAGACATCAATACCCCCTTCATCAATAGTCTGTACATAAAGATATGGGTTTAATTACCTGTCTTTCATCACAAAATCGTAGCGGACGCCATCGTAGTCCCTCGTGAATTCCGTCACCTTGTAAGTGCGTCCGCGGCCATCTTCGGCCAGAACTTCGAACGCCTCGCCCGGATATTTCAACTGCAGGTAGAAAAGATGGTCCCTTGCCGTGGAGATGCTGTTCCATCCGCAGCCGTAGACCTCGTAGAACCAGTAGGCGACCCACAAATCCTGCTTATTCAGGAACGGTTTCATATCCCCGACCTTCGCACCGCGCTGCCAAAGGCTTATCGTCCAATCCGAATCCCGGTTCCAGACATTGGCTACGACGCTGTTCGACGGCAGATTTCCCGTTAGAATGCTCCCGTATTTCTCTTTGAAACAATAAGGCGCATATTTGCCGGACAGCGGCAGGCCGTTCTCGTTCATCCGGGGATGGCTGTAGGTCTGTTCCCCGTCATAGGCCCGGATCTGGAAATCGCGGTTTTTCCCGGTCGCCTTGTAGTACCAGTCCGTAATATGCGCTCCGTCGATCTCATAAATACCATAACCGTTGGGTGCGCCGTCGGCATTGAACGAAGCGCGCCAGAACTGGCCGCAGACCGCGCCATGAATATGCTCGTAGATCTTTTTTCCGTTCACCGTATGAACCTTGTTCTCGTTGTAGTGCGTGTGTCCGATCATCAGGTGAGCCTCCTCGAACTCGGCCAGCAGGTTCAGGGTTTCCGTGTGGTAGCGGCTTTTCGAATGATCTCCCGCGCTGCCGTTCCGAAACGGGATATGGGCGCACAGAATGACCATCTTGTCTTTCGGAACATACGCGAGGTCCTGCTTCAGCCACTCATACTGCCAATCATAGAACCCGCAGGCGAACTCCTCGGTGCGGCCGGCTTCGGCCTGCTCTCCGTGCAGGACATTGTCCATGGAGATGATGTGGACATCGCCGCGGTTGAACGAGTAGTTCTGCGGGCCGAAGGTGTTCTGAAAATTCTCGATGCTTTTCCAATAGGTGGTCGCAACCGACGAATTCAATTCGTTCAGGTGGTCGTGGTTGCCGATAGTCTGGAAAAAGGCGACGCTCCTGTTCGACATGGCCTCCTTCATCTTTTCCCAGACATCCTTCCGGTTATTGTCGGTAATGTCCCCCAATGTCATGGCATAGACGTTCGGATTCTTTTTCGCCGTGCTTTCGACATCGGGCAGCGTCTCATCGACAAACCGGTATACGTTTCCGGCAGAGGTCTGCGGATCGGCCAGACAGAAAAGCGTGAACTTCGTCTCTTTCCCGCCGGCAAGCCGGGTAAGCCTGAAATCCTGACGGAAAACCGGATTGCGGTCGTTGATAGTCCGGTAGAAATAAGGCAGGCCGTTCTGCAGGGAACGATACACCTCGTACTCGGCAGGGGTCGAATAGAAGACCTGCGTGGCACGGCTGTCCCGGACCAACTGGTAGACGCCGTTGGCGTCGGTCAGGACGCAGTTGAACCCGTCGCTCACCATCACGTCCGGGATGCCCGCGCCGCTTACGGCATCGGAAATGAGTCCGCAAAGCGTCGTTTTGGAGTCGATCTTCGTACCGTTGATTTCCGTTACCGAGCCGCCGCTTCCGGAACCGCCCGATGACGCGCCGGGCGAATTCGGATTGTCGTCCGAACAGGATGCCGCCAGCAGCAGGACGGCGCATAAGGTGATTAAATATCGCATTGTGTCGTTTGGGTTTTTAAGTTTCCGTTCCCCTCCTTCCCCGGAGGGGAACGGAAACCGCTTTAACAGGTTGTTTATTTTCTCACGGCGAAGATTTCGCCGATCGCCGCCGTGTCGCGCGTCGCGTTCTTATCGTTGGAATCCGTGATATAGATACGGATGTAACGCGCCTTCGTCGTCTGGGGCAGCATATAATAGAACGGCCCGACGAGTATGGAGGCGTTCATTTCGAAATCGAATTCACCGGCTTTGGTCCATTTTCCGGAGGTCTGCCATGCCGTCGAAGTCTTCCAGTCGCTGTCGTCCGCGGTCTCGGAAACCCAGATGCTTCCGGACTTCAGGCCGAAGATGGATTCATTCTTGCCGATGGTGTTCCTGCGCCACATTTCGACTCCGTCGATAGACTGTGCCGACGACATGTCGACCTGAATGACAAAGGGAACCTTCAGGTTATTGGGCGTCTTCGAACCCGAGTTGTAGCCGGCTTCCCAGTGGGAGCCGCCTTCGTTGCCGTCGATCAGCTTTCCGCACGTGTCGTTGTTCTGATAGGAGTTGGCATCCGCTGACCAGCCGGTTTGCGAAAGCCTGCTCAGCGGCTTATAAGGCTTGGCGGCGGGAGCATAGGCATAGGCCTCAGCCAGCGAAGCCTCATAGTACCCATTACCGTTTATCGAGTTGGACTCGGTGATGGTCATGCGCATATAACGGGCTTCGGCAGGCTCGAACCAATACTTATAGTCCCGATTTGCATCCACCTGTCCCTTGACAAACCCGAATTCGGCCACACGCACCCAATTGGCGCCGTCCTTGGATATTTCGAAGTATCCGGCTTTCAGGCGGTCGCAAGCCGACCCGTCGCGGTTGCGTATTCCGATGCCGCATATGGTCTTCACCGCCCCGAAATCGATCGTGAAATCAATGGGCATTTTCCCGTTGTTGGGATTGGCTACCGCCGAAGAGCTATAAGGGGCATCCCAGAAACTGTTGACGGTAAGGCCGTCTATGATCCTCCACAGGGTCGGGATCTGTTTGCCGGAGCCGCCGACCGTACCGTGGTAGTACAGACCGTCTATTTTCCAGTCGTAACGGTCCAGTGGTTCGTACATGTTGAAATCGTCGGAAGCGGGCGCATAATGGAGCAGCAGGCACTCCTTGTCCGGGTTGACCGCGAGCCCGTCGGCAACCAGACGCACCGGAACGGCGCAAGGCGCCCCGTCCCATCTCGACGGGTCGATGCTCAAGGTCGTCGAGACGCTGGTCTGACCGCTCTTCAAGACGAGAGAGCTCTCGGCGATCGAAGCAAAACCGGCGGGCGGCAGCCGGAAAGAGGCGTGGTGCGTCGTGTTATACCAGTCGATCGCATCCTGCGACATATCCAGCCGGACCACAACATCTTCCTTGAGCGGCCGTGCCACCGAAACGGTGAGTTTCTGCTCGTCGGGCGACACCCCGCCGTCCACGATAAACTGCGTATCCGCCTGATCGAACGACAGCAGCACCTGTTCCAGCACATCGGGAAGGATCAGAATGGAGTTATGCTCGCTATTTACGTTGCCGTCGGAAACAAGCTCCAGCGGGATCACATAATTGTCCAGCCCCTCGCTCTCCTTCAAGGCGAACAGCGCCGCAGGATCGGTGAATGTCACATAGAGGTTGCCCGTGCGGTTGTCGCTTGTCAGGGCGACGGAATTCGCGTCCACCTCATAATTATCCTCCGGAAGCAGTTTGTAGTCGGTGCCGTTGGCCCGGTTATAGTCGGCCAGAGCCTTTTCCGACAGCCGGACGGATGCCGTAACGGTCTGGTCGAAATATCCGGAGCGGAATATACGGACAGGCGTTTTGGCGCTTTCGTCGACGGCGTAAAACGTTTCGGAAACCTGCAATCCGTCGTTGACGATGTAGACTGCGGCATCGGGCAGGTTGGTGTCGCGTTCATTCTCGCAAGACACGGACAACATCCCCAGAGCAGCGAATATGGAGGCAATATATTTGAACTTTTTCATGACAAAATGCTTGTTTTGTACTGTTACCATTGATAGTTCTGGGTAATATTTTTCAGACGGTCGATTTCCGACTGGGGTATCGGCAAAAGGTAGTTCTTCTTCTGGAACACCCGGGTCGAAGGCGTATTGCCGCCGTCCGATGCGATAACCGTCCTTTCCCAGAACGGGCTGCTTTGGGCGTCGCTGCCCGGCTGGGCCATCACGTTCATGCCATAAACCGCCCCTGCATCCTCCTGCTCGGCGATGGCCCATGTACGGGTGTCGAAGAAGCGATGGTTCTCGAAGTTCAGCTCCAGCATGCGCTCGCGGCGGATCATTTCGCGCAACAGCACCTGATTCCCCTCAACCTCCGGATACACGTCTTCTATATCGTCCACTCCGGCCCGTTTGCGGATCATATTCAGATAGACCAGCGCATCGGTTTCGTTCCGCTCGGGCTGTTCGTTGAGAGCCTCGGCGTAATTGAGCAGCACTTCGGCGTAGCGGAACAGCGGCCAAGTCAGGGCGGTCCACAATGCCTGATTGCTGCCCAAGGTGGTGCTGTTGAAGCTGATGTCCTGAAATTTGAACGGGAGGTAACCCGTGAGCGAGAAGTTGCTGCCTCCGGCGCTCGGCCCGGCGCCCGAATTTCCGCCGTAGAAGAACTCCACCTTGTTGAGCGTATACGATCCTCCGATCCATTTCAGCCCCTCATAGAATACCGACGTATAGAACCGGGGTTCGCGGTCGACGTACATGTTGTAGGTCGACATCGTCTGGTTCAGAATCGGATGCGTGAACGACGAGAATCCCCGTTCCGAATAACCCGAAGCCGCGTCGATGACCGGCTTCCCGTCGGCCCCGTATCCCGTAATGGGATAACGTCCGTTTTTCATGGCGAAGGCATCGACCAGTTTCTGCGTTACGGCCACGCCGCCGTAAGACGTGCCGCCCACACCCCGCGGAATGGTCGCTACCCGGTGGCTGTAA is a window encoding:
- a CDS encoding RNA polymerase sigma-70 factor — protein: MKSKYDISDNAATIESIRSGDKGAFDFMYRFYFKPLCAFASRFVSTGEEAENIVQDAMLWIWENRTTLLANMSLKGLLFMIVRNKALDCVRHDTISGRVHKQLYHKFAATFDDPDFYLEQELTEMLEKAIAAMSPEFQEAFKLSRMRGMKHQEIANRLGVSVQTVNYRISQAMKILRHELKDYLPLVLLLLKIHGGLQP
- a CDS encoding glycoside hydrolase family 97 protein translates to MKKYVLIAFALLAAGSLSAQNNFTLASPDGRLRVEVSVDGIVEYSVLHGDDVMVAPSAVSMTTAGVPSFGVDARLAGSSTRSVDETFDAPVYKRARVRDNFNELTLRFRNDYNIVFRAYDDGAAYRFEYTGKKAFKVLGEQAEFTFPATAEGVFSYVRGGGNGKTGDKIERQFFNSFENFYTYEPLSSWKSEQLAFLPVLVGGPNGKKVCITEADLMDYPGMYLYGGAKDGTLAGVYAPYPKTVEQGGHNQLQMIVTEREDYMARVAGPTRFPWRVMVVAENDAELLDSDMVYKIASPPTGDFSWVKPGKVAWDWWNTWNLYGVDFAAGINTETYKYYIDFASEHGIEYVILDEGWAVNKRADLMQVVPEIDLPGIVAYAAERHVGIILWAGYWAFDRDMENVCRHYSEMGIKGFKVDFMDRDDQVMVAFNRRAAEMGAKYGLLMDLHGTYKPTGLHRTYPNVVNFEGVNGLEQMKWSPDLDQVTYDVTIPFVRQIAGPMDYTQGAMRNATAKNYRSVYSEAMSQGTRCRQLAEYVIFESPLNMLCDSPSNYMNEKECTEFIAAIPTVWDETVVLGGEVAEYVSMARRSGEQWYVGSMTNWTARSLTLDLSFLGEGRFAAEVYRDGVNAARAARDYKKETIGIPADRRLTIDMAPGGGWAAKIYRVTD
- a CDS encoding putative Ig domain-containing protein, with translation MYRLLMKGVLMSALVMPSLGMAQTASSDRSAYILTPEPAPEPRINGARVFGARPGSDFIFAIAATGDRPMTFSAEGLPKGLVLDSGTGRITGCVKKAGEYTVKLRAENDLGSCERGLRIVIGDKIALTPPLGWNSWNCWARDVTQEQVLSSARAMVEKGLDRHGWTYINIDDGWQGRRGGKYNAIQPNVKFPDMKALADEIHGMGLKIGIYSSPWVGTYAAHIGSYSDNPDGENQWIKDGMHNEHFRYQKPGGNYWKDRAETYHHADYSFVKADVAQWAEWGIDYLKYDWLPNDRYYTAEMHDALENCGRDIVYSISNKAPYADAPLWMELCNCWRTTSDIRDNWESVSSIGFAHDRWLPFTGPGHWADPDMLVVGMVGWSTKLHPTNLTPDEQYTHISLWSLLAAPLLIGCDLAQLDDFTLSLLTNDEVLEVNQDPLGLQAAPVWHNGDKEVIYMKHLEDGSVALGLFNRGEKSAKIKFTLEQLGLRDKQTVRDLWRQTDVAALEGKEVFSTEVAPHGAALLRVYPGNPR
- a CDS encoding calcineurin-like phosphoesterase C-terminal domain-containing protein; this translates as MRYLITLCAVLLLAASCSDDNPNSPGASSGGSGSGGSVTEINGTKIDSKTTLCGLISDAVSGAGIPDVMVSDGFNCVLTDANGVYQLVRDSRATQVFYSTPAEYEVYRSLQNGLPYFYRTINDRNPVFRQDFRLTRLAGGKETKFTLFCLADPQTSAGNVYRFVDETLPDVESTAKKNPNVYAMTLGDITDNNRKDVWEKMKEAMSNRSVAFFQTIGNHDHLNELNSSVATTYWKSIENFQNTFGPQNYSFNRGDVHIISMDNVLHGEQAEAGRTEEFACGFYDWQYEWLKQDLAYVPKDKMVILCAHIPFRNGSAGDHSKSRYHTETLNLLAEFEEAHLMIGHTHYNENKVHTVNGKKIYEHIHGAVCGQFWRASFNADGAPNGYGIYEIDGAHITDWYYKATGKNRDFQIRAYDGEQTYSHPRMNENGLPLSGKYAPYCFKEKYGSILTGNLPSNSVVANVWNRDSDWTISLWQRGAKVGDMKPFLNKQDLWVAYWFYEVYGCGWNSISTARDHLFYLQLKYPGEAFEVLAEDGRGRTYKVTEFTRDYDGVRYDFVMKDR
- a CDS encoding BT_3987 domain-containing protein — encoded protein: MKKFKYIASIFAALGMLSVSCENERDTNLPDAAVYIVNDGLQVSETFYAVDESAKTPVRIFRSGYFDQTVTASVRLSEKALADYNRANGTDYKLLPEDNYEVDANSVALTSDNRTGNLYVTFTDPAALFALKESEGLDNYVIPLELVSDGNVNSEHNSILILPDVLEQVLLSFDQADTQFIVDGGVSPDEQKLTVSVARPLKEDVVVRLDMSQDAIDWYNTTHHASFRLPPAGFASIAESSLVLKSGQTSVSTTLSIDPSRWDGAPCAVPVRLVADGLAVNPDKECLLLHYAPASDDFNMYEPLDRYDWKIDGLYYHGTVGGSGKQIPTLWRIIDGLTVNSFWDAPYSSSAVANPNNGKMPIDFTIDFGAVKTICGIGIRNRDGSACDRLKAGYFEISKDGANWVRVAEFGFVKGQVDANRDYKYWFEPAEARYMRMTITESNSINGNGYYEASLAEAYAYAPAAKPYKPLSRLSQTGWSADANSYQNNDTCGKLIDGNEGGSHWEAGYNSGSKTPNNLKVPFVIQVDMSSAQSIDGVEMWRRNTIGKNESIFGLKSGSIWVSETADDSDWKTSTAWQTSGKWTKAGEFDFEMNASILVGPFYYMLPQTTKARYIRIYITDSNDKNATRDTAAIGEIFAVRK
- a CDS encoding RagB/SusD family nutrient uptake outer membrane protein: MKKSIIILCFTAFLAGGCESYLDRQPDESYMSGNIFEKYSSTFSYLVNVYSWIFNETDPSGQQNHYTPSSDEAACAFPSRMFALSNNSTWSVNSEDTQKSYKIQYWLNYYKGIREASYFIANVGRCPELTPDEVKEWAAEARFLRAYYYFSLMRLYGPVVLLGENAVDFNDPALREVDRNTWDECVEWVSNECDAAAEDLPLEQPASFYGRATKGAALALKARLLLYSARPLFNGNPMYVGLKNAKGQYLFPQSPDESKWTKAADAAWDVIDLNQYELIGTGNPYADLKNVFIRNWNNELIFAYQKTSYSHRVATIPRGVGGTSYGGVAVTQKLVDAFAMKNGRYPITGYGADGKPVIDAASGYSERGFSSFTHPILNQTMSTYNMYVDREPRFYTSVFYEGLKWIGGSYTLNKVEFFYGGNSGAGPSAGGSNFSLTGYLPFKFQDISFNSTTLGSNQALWTALTWPLFRYAEVLLNYAEALNEQPERNETDALVYLNMIRKRAGVDDIEDVYPEVEGNQVLLREMIRRERMLELNFENHRFFDTRTWAIAEQEDAGAVYGMNVMAQPGSDAQSSPFWERTVIASDGGNTPSTRVFQKKNYLLPIPQSEIDRLKNITQNYQW